A region of Silvimonas iriomotensis DNA encodes the following proteins:
- a CDS encoding bifunctional 4-hydroxy-2-oxoglutarate aldolase/2-dehydro-3-deoxy-phosphogluconate aldolase, whose product MQIREIMRSCPVMPVLIIEKTEHAVPLAKALVAGGIRVLEVTLRTEAALESIRLIAEAVPDAIVGVGTVVRPEQFAQAKSAGAKFAVTPGLTETLAAAARAADIPLLPGVMTPSEAIAALEMGFDALKLFPAEQAGSYGMLKALGSPLPQALFCPTGGVTPESAPKLLALPNVGCVGGSWLAPKDKVAAGDWDAITALAREAAAFRK is encoded by the coding sequence ATGCAAATTCGTGAAATCATGCGTTCCTGCCCGGTGATGCCGGTGCTGATTATCGAAAAGACCGAACACGCTGTGCCGCTGGCCAAAGCGCTGGTCGCAGGTGGTATCCGGGTGCTGGAGGTGACACTGCGCACCGAAGCCGCACTCGAATCCATCCGCCTGATCGCCGAGGCAGTGCCCGACGCGATCGTGGGTGTCGGTACCGTTGTTCGTCCGGAGCAATTTGCCCAGGCCAAGAGCGCTGGCGCCAAATTCGCCGTGACCCCGGGTCTGACCGAAACGCTGGCCGCCGCTGCCCGCGCTGCAGATATTCCGCTGCTGCCAGGCGTGATGACCCCGTCAGAAGCCATCGCCGCGCTGGAAATGGGCTTTGACGCGCTCAAGCTGTTCCCGGCCGAGCAAGCAGGCTCTTACGGCATGCTCAAGGCGCTGGGCAGCCCGCTGCCGCAAGCCCTGTTCTGTCCTACTGGCGGCGTGACGCCGGAAAGCGCACCCAAGCTGCTGGCCCTGCCTAATGTGGGCTGCGTGGGCGGCTCCTGGCTGGCCCCGAAAGACAAAGTGGCCGCTGGCGACTGGGATGCGATCACCGCGCTGGCACGCGAAGCCGCTGCGTTTCGCAAGTAA
- the gapA gene encoding glyceraldehyde-3-phosphate dehydrogenase, whose amino-acid sequence MTIKVGINGFGRIGRIAFRAAQERSDIEIVAINDLLDAEYMAYMLKYDSTHGRFNGTVEVKDGHLVVNGKTIRVTAEKDPANLKWNEVGVEVVAEATGLFLTDETARKHIQAGAKKVVMTGPSKDDTPMFVMGVNHKSYAGQEIVSNASCTTNCLAPLAKVINDNFGIVEALMTTVHATTATQKTVDGPSHKDWRGGRGASQNIIPSSTGAAKAVGKVIPELNGKITGMSFRVPTPNVSVVDLTARLAKPATYKEICAVMKAAAIGELKGVVGYTEDDVVSTDFNGETCTSVFDAKAGISLNDNFVKLVAWYDNETGYSHKVLDLIAHISAK is encoded by the coding sequence ATGACTATCAAAGTAGGTATCAACGGCTTTGGCCGTATCGGGCGCATCGCTTTCCGTGCAGCACAGGAACGTTCCGACATCGAGATCGTGGCAATCAACGATCTGCTGGATGCCGAGTACATGGCTTACATGCTGAAGTACGATTCCACCCACGGCCGCTTCAATGGCACCGTGGAAGTCAAGGATGGCCACCTGGTCGTCAATGGCAAAACCATCCGCGTGACCGCCGAAAAAGATCCGGCAAACCTGAAGTGGAATGAAGTCGGTGTTGAAGTCGTTGCTGAAGCAACCGGCCTGTTCCTGACCGACGAAACCGCTCGCAAGCACATCCAGGCTGGTGCCAAAAAGGTCGTGATGACCGGCCCGTCCAAAGATGACACCCCGATGTTCGTGATGGGCGTGAACCACAAGTCCTACGCGGGTCAAGAGATCGTTTCCAACGCATCTTGCACCACCAACTGTCTGGCTCCGCTGGCCAAGGTGATCAACGACAACTTCGGTATCGTTGAAGCCCTGATGACCACCGTGCACGCCACGACGGCAACCCAGAAGACTGTGGATGGCCCGTCCCACAAAGACTGGCGCGGCGGCCGCGGTGCTTCGCAGAACATCATCCCGTCGTCCACCGGCGCTGCCAAGGCCGTGGGCAAGGTGATTCCGGAACTGAATGGCAAGATCACCGGTATGTCGTTCCGCGTTCCGACGCCGAACGTGTCCGTGGTTGACCTGACTGCACGTCTGGCCAAGCCGGCAACCTACAAGGAAATCTGCGCCGTCATGAAGGCTGCCGCTATTGGCGAACTGAAGGGCGTTGTGGGCTACACCGAAGACGACGTGGTCTCCACCGACTTCAACGGCGAAACCTGCACCTCCGTGTTCGATGCCAAGGCAGGTATTTCGCTGAACGACAACTTCGTGAAGCTGGTAGCCTGGTACGACAACGAAACCGGCTACTCCCACAAAGTGCTGGACCTGATTGCCCATATCTCCGCCAAGTAA